The Planktothrix tepida PCC 9214 genome contains the following window.
AATTGAAGAAGTTCGTCAGAAAAAACAATATCGCTCCCGCTTTTTCAAGCAGTTTTACGAAGCGTTAGAAGCCTTGACAGAAATCGGATTCAAGTTCAAGTTTGCCCCATCATTTCCTAAAGTTTTACTACCCGCTTGGGCTGAATTACCCGATGAAAAAACCAACAAGTTAGATCCTATTGAAACAGCACCTTTAGAACAGTCCTTACCTAAAGGATTTTTTGATACATGGCTCAATAGTGTGGTAATTGTAACAGCCCCACTAAAGATTGAATCAGCGATGAAAGTCTTTGAGCGCAAAAAAAGAAAAGCTCTTCCCCCAAAATCCCCAAAAGTATCTAAACAATCAAATCCAACTCAAAAACTAGAACAGGTAGAAATCATTGACTCCCAAACTGATGTTCAACCTGAACCATACCCAGCACTCACTGGAGAAATGGTTAAGCAGATGCGCCAATCTCAAGGCTGGACTCAAGCTTATTTAGCATCTAAAATTGGTAAGAGTGTTAGTTGGGTTAAACTGGTTGAAAGTGGGCGACGGAAAATTAACGAAAGTTCCCAGGGAACACTCCGAGAAATTTTGGGAATTTAACTATATCAACACCGGAGAAATCGCTGCTTAACCTCATATAATATAGATATTACACCGACGCGCTCTACCAATTACTAACCCTCACAAAATCAGAGCAATTATGGTACTGACAAAACCTATCTCAAAAACCATCACCAGCTTAGACAACCTGGAAGAAAGATTTAATCTCCGTCCTACAGAAAACGCACAATTCTTTCCTGAATGGAATGAAAACTTACCCGAACTAACCGACTCGGAAACAGCCACCCTAGACCAAATTAGAAATCGATTTATTCGTCATCGCAAACGCGGTTCCTTAGCCGAAGGAACCATCAATCACTTAGTTATTTCTCCCTTATTAACCCTAGCTGGTTTATACGACGAACCCTTTTTCGTCACCACAGAACCCGAAGTTGAACTATTCCTAGAAGACAGAGACGAAATCCTCAGAGGACGCATCGACACCCTGATTATTCAACAGCAACTCTGGGTATTAGTTGTAGAATCTAAATCAACAATTGCCTTTTCTGTAGCCCTCCCCCAAGCCCTCACTTACTTAATAGCAAACCCCAACCCAGAACGCCCGGTCTATGGATTAATCACAAACGGTGATGAATTCCAATTTATTAAACTTTTAAATCAACCTAACCCGAACTACGATTTATCTAATATTTTCTCCCTATTACTTCCCCATCGCAATCAACTTTATGACATTATGCGAATCCTCAAACAAATTAGACAAATCATGATTGAAACCCCTATTGAATAAGATCAGAGTCAGAGAAACACAAAAAAAACAATTATTCCCCTATGCCTTATCAACTTAAAATCGACTACCCAGAAACCTTCCCCGATGCCCTCCAACAAACAAAAGAACAATTTGAACAAGAAGCGAAATGGGCAATGGCAGTTAAACTATTTGAACTCAAACGACTTTCTTCTGGAATGGCAGCCGCGTTAATTGGGGTAGATAGAGTTACATTTCTCCTCAAATTAAAAGATTATGGTATCCCCATGATTGACCTGACAGAAAAAGAACTACTATCTGATTTAGAAAATGCCTAACCCCGAAAGAATTGTTATCAGAAAAATGGGTTTAAAACCCTGTCCTTCTAGGAGGGCTTTATATTGGGTTGTCTATTGACATCCAATCGTGCTACCATTTCGGATAACAGGAAAGGTAAATAACCTGTCTAAAAACCTAGTTGCCTAAAGGNTCGGATAACGATTTGAAGCCATGAACAGATTGGGTGATTTTCCTTAAACTCTAGTTTAGTTTTAATACGTGCCCTTAACAAGAAGTTTGTAAATAGCCTGTAAGTTGGTAAAAAAGATCAGCGTTAATCGGCGATGTTGCTAGAATGGGATACTTAACAACACTCAAAATACTACCCGAACACACACGATGTAAAGCTAATAATTCAGGAATTTTCGGGGAAATGAAAACTTGTGGGGGTGCAAGTTGATCGAGTCATCAAGATGATCCTATTTTAATTAGGGCAAATTTTCAAAAAAATATCAGTTAGTCCATTGCCTCCCAATCCTTACCTAATTTATAATTAAAAGTGATACGGATCGGCAAAAAATGATAATGAATTTACAAGAATTGCAAAAGCAGGCATTACAGTTACCCATTAGCGATCGCTGGCAATTAGTACAAACTCTGTTAGAGTCATTGCAGCGAGAAACCAGTTTTAAATTGAAAAAGGGCAATCTTTCTCGACTACGAGGAATTGCAAAAAATACAGAAACATCCAGTGAAGATGCCGAAACAGATTATATTAACTATCTTACCCAAAAATATCAGTAATGCGAGTTTTAATTGACACCAATGTTGTTCTTGATTTTTTACAAGAGCGAGAACCTTTCGTAGAAGATGCAGCCCAACTGTTTGCGAAAATTGATGCAGGAGAACTAGAAGGGTTTATTTCAGCCCTAACAATTACTAACATTTATTACATTATTCGTAAAGCATCTGGTAAGATAGCTGCACAAGATGCAATAGCGCAAATTCTGACAGACTTACAGATTTGTGCGGTCGATAAAGGAATTTTAGAACAAGCGATTGCATTGAATTTTCAAGATTTTGAGGATGCAGTGCAGTGTGCTTGTGGAATAGCAAATCAAGTAGATGCGATTATCACTCGTGATCTTTCTGGATTTGTCAACGCGGGAATTTTAGTAATTGCACCTGGGGAGTTAGAAAATCTTCCACCATGTTCGGTTTGATTCATTTCGTTCAGTGAAGCGATCGCTTAAAATGGCAAGTATACTACTGTCAACAAACTATCCCGCTTGCCCGCTCTACCCGATACCCACTCCACTGTCACAACCGTAGACCCCAAAACCCTCAAACCCCATCCTCGCTACCTGAAAATCTATGGTCGGATGAACATCGAGGAATTGGTCGAACAAATTCAATTGTCCAATTGGATTAACCCCATTCTCATCACCCCTAAACAGATAATTGTCAGTGGTCATCGACGCTGGCAAGCTGCCCTACAATTAAAGTGGAACACCATTCCCGTTGAAATTAGAGCCTTTCCCAACCGACTGTCAGAACTCGAAGCCCTCCTGAGTGAAAATCTCGCCCGACCCAAAACCCGGGAACAAAAAGTTCGAGAAGCCAACTCTTGGAAAGAAATCGAATCAGCCCGCGCCAAACAACGCCAGGAAGCCGGAATCAAGATTGATGAACCCGGAGACCTTATGGATATATTTTCAGAAGGTCGCAAGGGAACCACCCGTGATTTAGTGGCTGCTAAGGTCGGTTTGGGTTCCGGTGTCACCTATACTAAAGCTGCCAAAGTCGTGGCTCAAATTGACTGGGAAATCAAAGCCGGAAACGAAGAATGGGCTGATGCTTGGCGTTCAATTCTCAACACCGTCAGTATTCAAGCGGCTTATTCCTTACTGAAACTGCCTCGAAAACAACAAAAACAAATCTTAGATTTAATTGCCACAGGTGCGGCTCGGACTCCCAAAGAAGCTGCCTTACTGCTCGCCGAAGAAGCCAGTCTCGACGACCCCCGCTTATTTGTTGCCGGGGACTACGCCGTTGTTAACATTGACCCGAACTTAACCTTTGCTCCCTCTGACCAGCGCTGGAATGGATATTGNGTTCTCCTTTGGTGATTGCCATGAGGAAATACTTCAAAAAAGCTTGGGCAACTAAATCGGGAACTAATTCCCGCATAACAATCATTTGAGGAATATTCAAATCGTCGAGTTTTTCAGCTAATCCCAAGCCATCACAGGAATTAAAAATCGCTAGTTTTAATCCTCGTTGAACTNTGAATATTAGTTAATTTAAAAAACGAAAAATTAGTCTAAATCGAACCAAATTTTCATACATTGAGAACAGATAATCGCATAAAAACCCAGCAGCATAACGATTTATAGATATCCAAAAGCAGTAGGGCCTACTCGCTTTTCCTCAACTAAAGGAGAGCCGAGTTTATGCAATGGAAACCCGTAACCGTCTTGTTGCTGACATCCATCTTGTTCATGCAACATTCCTTAGCGATCGCTCAAACCTCTTCTCAAAAGAATAATACTTCTCAAACCTCCCAATGTAAAGATACAGACGGTCGAATTATTCCATGTCCTCACTAAGGGGAAATTTGGGTAGTGCTTAAGCGTTTTTGAGCTAATCCAATCCAAGAGTCATCATCGGGAGACTCCGGTTGAGCTAAGTTTAAACAGCTTTTCCAAAACGGCAAAGCTCCTAACCTGTCTCCCCGTTCATCTTTAACCTGGGCTATCAAACAATAGGCGGTGGCGCGCTGAGGGTTCAGTTCCTTAGCGGTTTCTAAAATGTTTAAAGCTTCACTATCGCGCCCCTGTTTCCACCGCGCCCAACCTAGATTTTTCAACAAGGAATAACGNAATCGGCTTGTAAATCAATCCCGTCTTGATGACCTAAAATTGCTAAAATCTTTAAGGGAGATTTAGAAGATAAATTTTGATTTCTACTAACGGGTTCTAATTCTAAGGGACTAATCGCTAATTCAGCATTGGAATAACTCTCAAAAAAATCCCACAAATGCAAGGGTAGTTTTTTTAACGTGAGATCTGAAGTCCGAATTAATATCCGAATTTCTTCATCTCGTTGGCATTCTTCTCGAAGTCGTTGATCTAAGGGGCGAAATGTATCAGAATTGAGCCAAGTTTTCAGATGCGATCGCAATTCATCCGCAGAAGTTTTACAAGCTTTAATTCGTTGATTAATTGAACCCAGACGAATAATACTTTGTGGTTTAATTCTGGCTGGAGAACCTAAGCTACGATATTTATCATTCCAGTGGAGTTGTAAATGCTGGAACAATTCAGAATTAGGAGGCAGATAACCCTGCTTCTC
Protein-coding sequences here:
- a CDS encoding type I restriction endonuclease subunit R, translating into MVLTKPISKTITSLDNLEERFNLRPTENAQFFPEWNENLPELTDSETATLDQIRNRFIRHRKRGSLAEGTINHLVISPLLTLAGLYDEPFFVTTEPEVELFLEDRDEILRGRIDTLIIQQQLWVLVVESKSTIAFSVALPQALTYLIANPNPERPVYGLITNGDEFQFIKLLNQPNPNYDLSNIFSLLLPHRNQLYDIMRILKQIRQIMIETPIE
- a CDS encoding UPF0175 family protein; amino-acid sequence: MPYQLKIDYPETFPDALQQTKEQFEQEAKWAMAVKLFELKRLSSGMAAALIGVDRVTFLLKLKDYGIPMIDLTEKELLSDLENA
- a CDS encoding ParB/RepB/Spo0J family partition protein translates to MPALPDTHSTVTTVDPKTLKPHPRYLKIYGRMNIEELVEQIQLSNWINPILITPKQIIVSGHRRWQAALQLKWNTIPVEIRAFPNRLSELEALLSENLARPKTREQKVREANSWKEIESARAKQRQEAGIKIDEPGDLMDIFSEGRKGTTRDLVAAKVGLGSGVTYTKAAKVVAQIDWEIKAGNEEWADAWRSILNTVSIQAAYSLLKLPRKQQKQILDLIATGAARTPKEAALLLAEEASLDDPRLFVAGDYAVVNIDPNLTFAPSDQRWNGYXVLLW
- a CDS encoding type II toxin-antitoxin system VapC family toxin, with the protein product MRVLIDTNVVLDFLQEREPFVEDAAQLFAKIDAGELEGFISALTITNIYYIIRKASGKIAAQDAIAQILTDLQICAVDKGILEQAIALNFQDFEDAVQCACGIANQVDAIITRDLSGFVNAGILVIAPGELENLPPCSV